The Candidatus Thermoplasmatota archaeon genome includes a window with the following:
- the prf1 gene encoding peptide chain release factor aRF-1, protein MAKESNTDLARYEFKRALEELARAKGRGTEMVTVYVPASKVISDVANYLRGEYAQSTNIKSTSTRKNVTGAISSILSELKHFGNVAPDSGIAIFVGAKAVGADKTRMVKHVVLPPEPVTSFLYRCDSQFYLEPLEKMLHDKETYGLLVVDRQEATIGFLHGERIDAVKNMESMVPRKHTMGGQSQRRLERLIEEAAENWFKNVGEKATEIFMAKSVKGLLIGGPGYTKTYFAEGGFMHHELQKKIINTFDTGYTDEYGLKELVQNAQETLREMGLTRERDILGRFLREIVKEGGQVAYGEPQVRHALSIGAVDTLLLSETLRRSRATIKCDGCGHEENRTTGDLDKLAAELDRCPQCNSPSYSIADSRDIVDELSELASNTGSKVMIVSDDTEEGKNFVNAFGGIGALLRFRVQ, encoded by the coding sequence ATGGCCAAGGAGTCGAACACGGACCTTGCCCGCTACGAGTTCAAGCGGGCGCTCGAGGAGCTCGCCCGCGCCAAGGGACGCGGCACGGAGATGGTGACCGTGTACGTCCCGGCGAGCAAGGTCATATCGGACGTCGCGAACTACCTCCGTGGCGAGTACGCCCAGTCGACGAACATCAAGTCGACGAGCACGCGAAAGAACGTGACGGGCGCCATCTCCTCCATCCTATCCGAGCTCAAGCACTTCGGAAACGTCGCTCCCGATTCCGGAATCGCGATCTTCGTGGGCGCCAAGGCCGTGGGCGCCGACAAGACGCGCATGGTCAAGCACGTCGTGCTGCCGCCCGAGCCCGTCACCTCGTTCCTGTACCGCTGCGACAGCCAGTTCTACCTCGAGCCCCTCGAGAAGATGCTCCACGACAAGGAGACGTACGGGCTCCTCGTCGTGGACCGCCAGGAGGCGACGATCGGCTTCCTGCACGGCGAGCGCATCGACGCCGTGAAGAACATGGAGTCCATGGTTCCCCGCAAGCACACCATGGGCGGCCAGTCGCAGCGCCGTCTCGAGCGCCTCATCGAGGAGGCCGCCGAGAACTGGTTCAAGAACGTCGGCGAGAAGGCGACGGAGATCTTCATGGCAAAGTCCGTGAAGGGCCTGCTCATCGGCGGCCCCGGCTACACGAAGACCTACTTTGCCGAGGGCGGCTTCATGCACCACGAGCTGCAGAAGAAGATCATCAACACCTTCGACACCGGCTACACGGACGAGTACGGTTTGAAGGAGCTCGTGCAGAACGCGCAGGAAACGCTGCGCGAGATGGGCCTCACGCGCGAGCGCGACATCCTCGGGCGCTTCCTGCGCGAGATCGTGAAGGAGGGCGGCCAGGTCGCCTACGGCGAGCCCCAGGTCCGCCACGCCCTGTCCATCGGCGCCGTGGACACGCTGCTTCTGTCCGAGACGCTCCGCCGCTCGCGCGCCACGATCAAGTGCGACGGCTGCGGGCACGAGGAAAACCGGACGACCGGCGACCTCGACAAGCTCGCGGCCGAGCTCGACCGCTGCCCGCAATGCAACAGCCCGTCGTACTCCATCGCCGACTCCCGCGACATCGTCGACGAGCTCTCCGAGCTTGCGTCGAACACCGGCTCGAAGGTGATGATCGTCTCCGACGACACCGAGGAAGGCAAGAACTTCGTGAACGCCTTCGGCGGGATCGGGGCGCTGCTGCGCTTTCGCGTGCAGTGA
- a CDS encoding DUF2116 family Zn-ribbon domain-containing protein yields the protein MVQIPQHAHCQICGKAIQVEEKTCSPECARGLEAHQRKRKHMLYVLYAMIALMFVLLLFGQTRAVVA from the coding sequence ATGGTCCAGATCCCCCAGCACGCGCATTGCCAGATCTGTGGCAAGGCGATCCAGGTGGAGGAGAAGACCTGCTCCCCGGAGTGCGCGCGCGGTTTGGAGGCGCACCAGCGCAAGCGCAAGCACATGCTCTACGTTCTCTACGCGATGATCGCTCTCATGTTCGTCCTGCTCCTCTTCGGGCAGACGCGCGCGGTGGTGGCCTGA
- a CDS encoding NfeD family protein yields the protein MRAIKAAGVLLLDDVLVVVAILVVVGLLAPSWLPWGALAAAAYVVGKIVVFRAHFRRPAVGSEAMEGDLAVALSDLAPEGQVKWRGEIWQARAAAPVRAGSRVRVRRADSLVLDVEPA from the coding sequence GTGCGCGCGATCAAAGCGGCAGGCGTCCTCCTTCTCGACGACGTTCTCGTGGTCGTGGCGATCCTCGTCGTGGTGGGCCTCCTTGCGCCCTCGTGGCTGCCGTGGGGAGCGCTTGCCGCGGCAGCGTACGTCGTCGGGAAGATCGTCGTCTTCCGGGCCCACTTCCGGCGACCGGCCGTGGGAAGCGAGGCGATGGAAGGCGACCTCGCCGTCGCTCTCTCCGATCTTGCGCCCGAAGGCCAGGTGAAATGGCGCGGCGAGATCTGGCAGGCCCGCGCCGCGGCGCCCGTCCGGGCCGGCTCGCGCGTGCGCGTCCGGCGGGCCGACTCGCTCGTGCTCGACGTCGAGCCCGCCTGA
- the pyrH gene encoding UMP kinase — MDRVVVSIGGSIFLTDKGPEPALARDIADVLERAAKTCRVFAVVGGGSTARTYIRAARELGVDESALDELGIAITRVNARVLLGALPDAYPRPAESFDEALLASRSHPIVVMGGTHPGHTTDAVATMLAEKARAHRLVIATNVDGVYDRDPRKHPDAKLLSRLSAQELVHITRDATQEAGSAGVIDPTGVKILARSGLECRVVNGRKFEELRKALLGEPFHGSVVEARGRPGGGKA; from the coding sequence ATGGACCGCGTCGTCGTGTCGATCGGCGGCAGCATCTTCCTCACGGACAAGGGTCCCGAGCCGGCCTTGGCGCGCGACATCGCCGACGTGCTCGAGCGCGCGGCGAAAACCTGCCGCGTGTTCGCCGTCGTCGGCGGCGGATCGACGGCGCGCACCTACATCCGCGCCGCCCGCGAGCTTGGCGTGGACGAGAGCGCGCTCGACGAGCTTGGCATCGCCATCACGCGCGTGAACGCGCGCGTGCTCCTCGGCGCGCTGCCCGACGCCTACCCGCGTCCGGCCGAGAGCTTCGACGAGGCGCTCCTCGCCTCCCGCTCGCACCCCATCGTCGTCATGGGGGGCACGCACCCGGGGCACACGACCGACGCCGTGGCGACCATGCTCGCCGAAAAAGCGCGAGCGCACCGCCTCGTCATCGCGACGAACGTGGACGGCGTGTACGACCGCGATCCTCGCAAGCATCCGGACGCAAAGCTCCTTTCCCGCCTTTCGGCGCAGGAGCTCGTCCACATCACGCGCGACGCCACGCAGGAGGCCGGTTCGGCGGGCGTCATCGACCCCACGGGCGTGAAGATCCTGGCCCGAAGCGGCCTCGAGTGCCGCGTCGTGAACGGGCGCAAATTCGAGGAGCTCCGGAAGGCTCTCCTTGGCGAGCCCTTCCACGGAAGCGTCGTCGAGGCGCGCGGTCGCCCCGGCGGAGGGAAGGCCTGA